TATTGTGAAAGAAGCGGGCGGGCTCCATCAATTTATGAATTGGGACCGCGCGATTTTAACAGATTCAGGCGGTTTTCAGGTCTTTTCTTTGAGCAAGTTTCGTAATATAGAGGAAGAGGGCGTCCATTTCCGCAATCACTTAAATGGGGACAAGCTGTTTTTATCTCCAGAAAAAGCGATGGAAATCCAAAACGCACTCGGCTCCGATATTATGATGGCGTTTGACGAATGCCCGCCATATCCGGCAGAGTACGATTATATGAAGCGCTCAGTTGAGCGGACAAGCCGCTGGGCGGAACGCTGTCTGAATGCCCACAGCCGCCAGAATGAACAAGGGCTGTTTGGCATCGTGCAAGGCGGAGAATATGAAGATTTGCGCACGCAAAGCGCGAAAGACTTGATTTCTCTTGATTTTCCGGGATATGCTATAGGCGGATTATCTGTAGGTGAACCGAAGGATGTCATGAATCGTGTGCTTGAGTTTACAACACCGCTTTTGCCGAAGGATAAACCGAGATATCTGATGGGGGTCGGTTCTCCGGACGCACTGATCGATGGGGCGATCCGCGGGGTCGATATGTTTGACTGTGTGCTGCCTACTCGGATTGCAAGAAATGGCACAGTGTTTACCGCTGATGGCCGTCTCAATATGAAAAATGCGAAATTCGAAAGAGATTTCCGTCCGATTGATGAAGAATGTGATTGCTACACATGTAAAAACTACACACGCGCGTATATCAGACATTTGATCCGCTGCAACGAAACATTGGGCCTTCGATTAACAACTTATCATAACCTTCATTTTCTGTTACACTTAATGGAGCAGGTAAGACAGGCTATTCGTGAGGATCGTCTGGGTGATTTCAGAGAAGAGTTCTTTGAGCGTTACGGCTACAACAAGCCAAATGCGAAAAGCTTCTAAATAAAAATTAATCACTGGCTTACAGAAAGGGGTGAAAATTATGACAGGCACTTTAGGTACATTGGTTCCTATTATTTTAATGTTTGCGGTCCTTTATTTCTTGCTGATTCGTCCTCAGCAAAAACAGCAAAAGGCTGTGCGCCAAATGCAGGAGGAACTGAAAAAAGGCGATTCAGTAGTGACAATCGGGGGATTGCACGGCACTGTTGACTCTATCGACGAAAGCAAAGTCGTCATTAAGACTGGTGAAAACACACGTCTAACGTTCGACCGCCGCGCGATCAGAGAAGTTTCTGCTGCTGAATAACAGCAGGAGCTATACATAGCAAACAAAAAAAGAGCGGATGATTCCGCTCTTTTTTATGTGGAAGACCTGTTTCCCCTCATATTCACGCCGAAAATCCCGCCCAGCATGCAGACCCCTAAAAATCCTAGATGGTAAAGCAGCTGCTCCGCTGTAAATGTTATTCCGAACCCTAAATACTGAAACAACAAAATAATCACTGAAAAGCTTAAGGCAGTCAACGCCCCGATCATCCAGCCTCTTTCCTTCCCTTTTCCTCCTGAGATAAACCCGCCGATGAATAAAGATAGAAATGAGATGGCGGTGATCAGCCAGTTAAATGACGACTCTTCAAGCGAGGTTGCCGTCAGTAAAAGTGAAACGGCTAAGCTCGTCAGAAGCATGGCTGAGAAAATGGCGATTAAGCCGTAAAGAATGCCTTTTCCAACTTGTTTCGTTTCCTCCATGAATGTCTCCTCTCTGCCTGTATGTAAAGGCCTCTGTTCTTTTTGAACAAAGCTATCAGACATGCTGATGGCTCGTCTTTGTAAAAATGTATTCCCTTATCCCGATAATTAGACGTAAAAGCTTTATGAAATCGATTTGTTCATCTTACATAATTTGTTCGTTTTGTTGCATCCTATGGTGAGTTGGAGGTGTAATATGGAAGAGCTTCTCACTATTACGATTCGCACGATTATATTGTATTTTGTGATATTGGTCATTTTTCGTTTTATGGGCAAACGGGAGATCGGGGAGCTTAGCATTTTAGACCTCGTTGTCTTTATCATGATGGCTGAAATTGCCGTTTTAGCGATAGAAAACGTAGAAGATCATCTATTTCACACCATTTTGCCAATGCTTGTCTTAATGATTATTCAAGTGACATTCGCATACTTTTCTTTAAAAAACCGAAAAATCCGCCAGCTTCTGGACGGCAAGCCGACGATTATTATTAAATATGGAAAAATTGACGAAGACGCAATGAAATCACAGCGTTATAATTTTGATGATTTAATGGTTCAGCTCAGAGAAAATAATATCGACAGAGTAGCTGATGTATCATTTGCCATTTTGGAGCCGTCAGGCAAACTGACAGTTGTCAAAAAAGAAAAGAGCGGCGAGCATCGGCAGCTCGAAATGCCGCTCATTATAGACGGAGCTATCCAAACAGAAAACCTGTCCAGAATC
The Bacillus vallismortis genome window above contains:
- the tgt gene encoding tRNA guanosine(34) transglycosylase Tgt — its product is MAEQPIRYEFIKECKQTGARLGKVHTPHGSFETPVFMPVGTLATVKTMSPEELKAMDAGIILSNTYHLWLRPGQDIVKEAGGLHQFMNWDRAILTDSGGFQVFSLSKFRNIEEEGVHFRNHLNGDKLFLSPEKAMEIQNALGSDIMMAFDECPPYPAEYDYMKRSVERTSRWAERCLNAHSRQNEQGLFGIVQGGEYEDLRTQSAKDLISLDFPGYAIGGLSVGEPKDVMNRVLEFTTPLLPKDKPRYLMGVGSPDALIDGAIRGVDMFDCVLPTRIARNGTVFTADGRLNMKNAKFERDFRPIDEECDCYTCKNYTRAYIRHLIRCNETLGLRLTTYHNLHFLLHLMEQVRQAIREDRLGDFREEFFERYGYNKPNAKSF
- the yajC gene encoding preprotein translocase subunit YajC; its protein translation is MTGTLGTLVPIILMFAVLYFLLIRPQQKQQKAVRQMQEELKKGDSVVTIGGLHGTVDSIDESKVVIKTGENTRLTFDRRAIREVSAAE
- a CDS encoding TIGR04086 family membrane protein; translated protein: MEETKQVGKGILYGLIAIFSAMLLTSLAVSLLLTATSLEESSFNWLITAISFLSLFIGGFISGGKGKERGWMIGALTALSFSVIILLFQYLGFGITFTAEQLLYHLGFLGVCMLGGIFGVNMRGNRSST
- a CDS encoding DUF421 domain-containing protein, whose protein sequence is MEELLTITIRTIILYFVILVIFRFMGKREIGELSILDLVVFIMMAEIAVLAIENVEDHLFHTILPMLVLMIIQVTFAYFSLKNRKIRQLLDGKPTIIIKYGKIDEDAMKSQRYNFDDLMVQLRENNIDRVADVSFAILEPSGKLTVVKKEKSGEHRQLEMPLIIDGAIQTENLSRIGKDKQWLLDKLRKHGYTNCSEISFCSFTDGELFIDEKDGPRT